AGAAATTGACTAAGTTGTCTCTTCAAATTACAGATAACCTGACAGAGGCACTTATGTTCCTATCACATTATATTGGTGATGTCCACCAGGTTatgtcatttctatttttctaaaCCAAACCCGTCTAATGATTctgaatatttgtaagagaaGTACAGTTTACCAGAGAGTTAATGACTTAATGTAATCCAAGAGTTTCTAACATTGAAAATGGTTGGCAGCCATTACACGTGGGCTTTCTTGGAGATTTAGGTGGTAATTCAATCACCATCCGTTGGTACCGTAGGAAAACAAATTTGCATCATGTGAGTTGTATTTGGCATAAAATTTTAGACAAACAATCTTTATACctttctttctacttttttgtTGAGATGCTGTGACTTTAACTTGTTAAGAAGGTAATGAGAAATATTATGGTTCAGGTGTGGGACAATATGATCATTGAGTCTGCTCTAAAGACATTCTACAGTAAAGATCTGTCTGCAATGACCCAAGCCATTCAGAAAAATATCACGGTGTGTGAAGTTGCTAATTTGGTGCataaaacatgattattaACATATGAGAGGCTCCGTATTCCTTTGTCTTTGATGTCTTTGATATATATGGTGCCATtctaaaatcaatattatcTTCAGCATTTATGGGACAATATATACTAGCAACACTTTCTGCATATGCTTAGTAGGTGAAAAGTGTAATTATGCAATAGCCCTTTATGAGTATTTTGTGTTTCACTTAAAAGAACATTTTACTTTAATGCAgtactttatttgttttactctattgtaatttgtatttgtatattgCTTTGTAAACCTTTCTTCATCTCTGGAAGAGATATAATTTTGAGGCACTCCTCGTCTTCTGCTATCCAACTTTCTTCCACCTGAAATTTAGTAGTATTTGGGAGATCTTATCTGCCCTCTTTTTATAGTTCTCATTTAACTGCATGTATTGTAGGCTGCCATGGTTGATGATGTATCTAATGAGAACTGCAAGGGTGCAGTATGTCCAGATCTGTACGTTTGTACTCTTCACTCTTCTTTCACAATCTCATCCTAGTCTCCGTTcacaacataaatttttttagacgttcagtttaagcatatatgtatatgattTACTTCTTGATTATACTCCTTTTGGTTCTTATCTGTGCATATCTCTCCCCAGGTATGCTTCTGAAAGCATCTCTTTAGCTTGTAAATATGCTTACAGAAATGCCACTCCTGGAAGCACCTTAGAAGGTAAAATGATTAATGTTGCAATCCTGTTTCAACTTAGAGTTGCCATTTTCGGATAATcatattctctattttatcttttcatgttatttactaatttttacatctttctttctttctatgCAGATGATTACTTCTACTCTCGGTGGCCTGTTGTTGAGTCTAGACTGGCCCAAGGTGGGGTCAGATTGGCAACTCTTCTCAACAGGATCTTCTCCAAAAATAAGTCAATTGCAGTAGAATAATATAGGTTGAGGAGATCGAGATGTACTCTACGATAAATCTCGAGAGGGACCTCTATTTGTGCCACTCCTCTTGGCTTGTACAATTCCCCCACGCCAAGACTTAAGTTTCCAAATTAAGTAGTTGGCTATCTTGGAAGTCAACATTGCTGCTCTGCTAAGAATTGTACTTTAAATTATGTAGCTATTGCTTCTGCTAATCTGGAATTTGCCTCTGTATGTTGCTTTTTTTGTAAAAGCAACTTATAAGACACATGAAAGATGAGCAGTATTTAGCTTGTACGCATTGTAAACTATCAATagtttatgtatatatatgctaATGCAGAACTAGCTTGTAATCTTGGTGGGTCACAATATccttttttgaatttcaaatgcCGTTTTTAAGAGGAATTTCTGCATCCTTCATTGTTTTTCTAACTTGTGTTGTTGTTCACAAACCTGGTGTTCAAGCATGGAGCAAAGAGGGTCATGTCATGACTTGTAAAATTGCTCAGGTATCAATATAATCAGATGCAaccattttcatatttgtgaTTATATTCATTCAAGGGGGAAGATAAATAATATCCTGTtacccttttttttcttcttgtgaTGGAGATCCCTTTTGTATCATTGCGTGCTTGCTTGTTTGGTCCTCTCTTTCTCAAAATCTCTAGGAATTTCACAGTCATACATTCCTATGTAAGACAGGACTTGCTGGAACCGGAAGCGCATCACGCAGTTCAAATGCTGCTTCCAGACTACGTGAATGGCGATTTGTCGGCGCTGTGTGTTTGGCCAGACCAAGTAAGACACTGGTATAGGTACCGATGGACGAGCCCTCTTCACTTCATTGACACACCAGACCGAGCCtgcaattttaaatatcagaGTAAGTTAATATGATCATCATCACTTTTAGGGTGTGCGTCTTTTCTTGTAAATTTATCATGGACAAAAGAGGGATAAGCAAAGGTGGGAAAGGAGGGAAAATATTATCACACCAACATCCCTATGATAATATTATCACGAATTGGAGTGAAAAAGAGGGAAAGGGGCCTGCCTGGAAAATTTTCCATCCTGACCGTGAAAAGTATCTATCCTGGAGAACATGTGAAGCGAGGAAAAGGAGGGGAACAATTTTTCAGTATTCCACATTTTTCCATCTAAGAGAACACACCCTTGTTGTTGTGTTGATTGTTATGGTATCTGATATTGACGGATGAACATAGGGGACTGCCATGACCCAAAGGGTGCGAAGGATATGTGCGTCGCAGGTGCCATCCGGAACTTCACCAATCAACTCTCACATTACCATCACGGGACCTCTGATCGACGCTGTTAGAGATCAATCATCCCATTACCATGAATTGCCTCATCTATCATATCCTCACCTTTGCTTAAACCAATTATGTTAAGCATGCTTAAGgaatttctttctttatttatgtttCCCAGATAACATGACAGAAGCATTGTTGTTTTTAGCACATTTCATGGGAGACATCCATCAGGTAACCAACATAAACACTAACCTGCATGAATTCTGGTTTCACTGTGATTGTCGATTAGTTGTGGTTTCGCCTTTGTTAGCCAATGCATGTTGGGTTCACAAGCGACGAAGGTGGAAACACTGTGGAGTTGCGCTGGTTCAGGCACAAGTCGAATCTGCACCATGTGAGTGTTGGCTTATAAAATGCTACTACTATCATCTTTTTTTAGCTATTTTCTTGATAAGAATGATACATTTTACATGAGCATATATATAGATGAGGTTAACAGAAACCACTTTAGATGATTCTATATGTAGAAAATATAGGTCTAGAAAGTTAATATGAACTCTTGTTAAGATCAAGATTCGTTAATTTGATTTAGAGACTTCACTTCTCTTGTGTACTTGATTTCAAGTTTCAAATTGAGTGAGCATGACAGCATTGATGTCTTCCCCAATTAGGTGTGGGATAGAGAGATAATTCTTACAGCCGCGGCGAATTACTATGGAAAGGACATCAACCTCCTCCAGCAAGACATTCAAGGAAATTTTACTGAAGTAAGCTAGCTAACATCCTTTGCCTAAAACACTAACCTGTAAAGCTTATGATCAAAATGGTATTACTTGCAAAATGATCGTATAATCTATAGTCTGATTCGTTATGCCACATCCATTGTTGCAAACAGGGACTCTGGTCCAGCGATCTTGCCTCATGGAGAGAATGTAGTCACATATCTTCTTGTGTGAGCAAGTGAGTATCTGCATCAAGAAATGCAAGAAATTATCGACGTGGATGAAAAACAAACATTTATTACGAATGTAGTTGGTGTTCATTATCATGTATTGCAGGTATGCTGCTGAGAGTATGGATACGGCTTGCAAATGGGGATACAAAGGTGTTGAGTCAGGGGACACTCTTTCTGGTACGGAGGGCCATTTTTCGACTCAAACGAGCCATCTGTTCACtccatttatcttttatttgtgttgacaGATGATTACTTCAACTCGAGATTGCCCATTGTTATGAAGCGGATAGCTCAGGGAGGAGTCCGGTTAGGCATGATTTTGAACCGGGTTTTTGCTGGTGATAGCTTAGAGATGGAGGAAACTCTTGTTGCTACATGATTACTCAATCCTTCAAACAAACTAACCACCTTCACTTTCCATTGCGTTTCAATTTcgaatttcattatttttatgtatgtcGTCTTAAATGCTCCATCCATCCCTAATAATTTGTCACAATTTGatccgacacgagttttaagaaatgtaatagaaagtagtcctacttttatatactccattcgttccacaagaatatgtattttggttagacacaagttttaatgtacaataaaaaagtaagagggggatagaaagaaaaaagttactccctccgtccgtatTAGGAGACCCGGTTAGACATTTCCatataaagtgaaataaaaatactataaaataaaatactaaaaagaacaAGTAAAAACAGATCcaaagaataaaacaaataataatgcaaatgAGTCTAACATTCCACtattacacactccaattattacacacttaaacatttcttaaaacccgcacccaACTCAATTGAGACTCCTTATGCAGGACGGAAGGACTActaaattattgttagtggagaatgagtcacACCTCAATAGAAAGAATAgagtttcaaaaattgaactgtgcatatttttgtgggattgattaaaaagaaaagagtgcatatttttgtgagacggagagagtattagttttataataaaatgtgagcaGCGCGGACGCAGAAATAAATACAAGTAGAagctaaattttcaaaattttatttcaaactaAATTTTCAAGTAATTTAGATAATCATTAGGGGcttttatactataatatgTGTAAAATACGAACAtactttgaaattttacaatagaattttttttaaaagttagatTCATTAGGGGCTAAAGCCCTCCCCCTTTATATGTAGTCCCGCCCCTGAATATGAGTACGAATGAGTAAATGATATGAAATGTGTGATTGATcgtaaaaaatggtaaaagtgaaatgtattaaatttttagggatcgataaaaatgagaataagtaataaatttttagggactCATGCAGTAATTCATTTATTAGTaccttttttcaattatttttatattcaaaatccGAATATCCGATGTTATTCCCCAATACGTGTCAGCTGTTAATGAAATGACATACTTAATTGAAGAAAAGTGCAacaaagaaaaggaaaaacgaAGTTGAAATGAATGAAGACGGCTCCGAAGATTCCGGTTGATTAAGACGTGGAGTGGAAGGACCAGCTTTCTTTGAATTGAATATTCACGTTTTGAAATTTCCTAGTGCTTTACTCATGCCTATCGTAATTCACAATATTCCATGCATCCCATTatcaaaaaatgtaataaagtcccatttaattaatttgatagttTCAACTTACCAAATAATTTAACTCgggttatttttttaacatattaaGGACACATCTCAATATTTAATGcagaatcaaaattaattacaaaatgaTAGTAAACACAATAAGATCAAAATTACGATACGAATCAAGGCTAACATTTATTCGTAAATGTGATGGAAAGAAAGATCGGTATGTATGGTACAAATATCTAAGTGAGTTATAATTACTCATAGACTTACTAATTGCATATAATAATGCAATGTCAATTTTTCAAACTTGTATTCCGACCAACCGATTTGTCtagctcaatttaatttattacataaaatttaataaaaataaatacctaatttatcattttccgTTGCGCTGCCTACATTGGTAATAGGGTTTATAGCCATTTTATACAATTGTGCAACCAATTATTAAGcatatgtaaaaattaaatttgacagTAAGAAAATTTTGCCAGGCTGTGGATCTAGTAGGTAGCTTTCTTGTTCACCAAGGCGttgcatttttcaattttttgttgtgcaaaatgttgttattttattacaaattgTAAGGTACTTAATTAATTCGTCTCCGGACAAGGAGATTTCTTTTCGTATTGTTTATTTCACCTTTTTGGTGTCGCATTCCCACGTCCATGTGCAATGTATGATCATCTCCTCTCCTCTCCTCTTTGCATAAACCCTCCGTTAAACcctacaaatatttatatatacacatatttataagCATACATTTTGTATTTGCACCTTCGAAGAATCTAACCAACTGTGTGTTTTAGTGTGTGCGTTTCTGGCTTATTGTTTTAGATTTAGTCGATTAGATTGCTACATCTGAGAAATCATAGatactactatatgttttACTCGCAGATCATAACTAGTTTTGTATTTTCATGAGCAATCCTCTGTTGATGTGTAGATGAAATTGGCTTTTGAATTAGTCTTTTCTTCTAGAAACAAAAAGGATTGAAATTATAAAGAGATTCACTGCATTTTGTATTTGTCTTTTTAGATCATTGTCTTTACTTCTCCACATTCTTTGGAGATTAGTATTATCATTTGGTTTTCTTCACTTGTATTGATTGGTTCTTAAACATTTTGTGCAGTGAAAACTTGTACAGATTTCTGTTCCACTTCAATTAACAGCATAAGTCTTTGCCCTCCAAAATGGCATTGGCGAGAATAGCTAGAAACGGTTGCCAACAATCTGGAGGTGCCACGGGTAGATATGCTAGAATACGGGACATGATCCGTGAGGAGTCATCGTCCGTGAGCAAGTCCCACTCCCCTTTCAATGGGAGCTTCACAGCTTTCCAGCAACATGTTAAACCTCGCAGCAATCTTCCGTTTTTCTCAAGCATTGGCAGGTTTCCTGCAGCAAGTTTTGGCAGTAGGGGGTTGAGGATGACCCCTCATTATGAATATGCTCATGCACAAGCGGCAGTCGAGGAATCTGATTCAGAATATGAGAATCTAAAGTATCCTACTCTTGAAGCAACAAAGCCCGGTGAAAAGCCTCGAGTTGTTGTTATTGGCAGTGGGTGGGCCGCATGTAGGTTTCTTAAAGGCCTCAACACCAAGCTATATGATGTTGTTTGTATATCGCCAAGGAACCATATGGTGTTTACACCTTTGCTTGCCTCAACTTGTGTTGGAACCTTGGAATTCCGTTCGGTAGCAGAGCCTGTTAGTCAGATACAGACAGCATTGGCGAAGGATCcgaattcatattttttccttGCTTCGTGCAATGGTCTAGACACGGACAAGCGTGAAGTAAGTAGCTTCAAATATTCATGTTATTTCATTCAAGACATTCTGTTCTTTATTATGTCTTCTACATCACATCTAATATACATaggattaattatttatagcaATCACAGGCTAATAATTATCAATGAGATGATGCTTCAGTATTGTTGTCATTGTTATTTGAGTTGATTCAGAAGTACCATTAAGGACATTCAATCTCCATTGCTATATCAGGTGTTCTGTGAGACAGCAGTTGATGGTGAAGAAACATACCAATTCAAAGTTGCATATGACAAACTGGTAATTGCTTCTGGAGCTGAACCATTGACCTTCGGCATCAAAGGAGTCCATGAACATGCTTTTTTTCTTCGAGAAGTGTCTCATGCCCAAGAAATAAGGAAGAGGCTTCTCCTAAACCTGATGCTCTCTGAAAATCCAGGTGATCTTTTATGTTCAATATATGCATGTGCAAGTGTGTAAGTGTACAGCATGCAGAAAAGAAGTTCCAGGGTTGAATGGTATGATCAAATTTTTCCTTCTGTGAAACTATATACACGGAATTAATGGCATCAGCGTCCCTCTCTCTCGTCTTCAGTCTTCGACTGACTTTAATGGATGTTTTGTGCAGGCATGTCAGAGGAAGAAAAGGAGAGGCTACTGCACTGTGTTGTTATCGGTGGTGGACCTACCGGTGTGGAATTCAGCGGAGAATTGAGTGATTTTATAATGAGAGATGTCCGGCAGAGGTATGCTCATGTCAAGAACTACATAAAAGTAACACTCATTGAGGTATGCCCACTCTTTTCTCAGCTCATTAAATTTGACGTGGATCATATTGTTTGTAGCTATTTACTATACTTATTACACTTCCTTTACCAGGCGAATGAGATTCTATCATCATTTGATGTGGGATTAAGGCAATATGCAACAAAGCACTTGACAAAGGTATTTTTCGAGCACTTTCCCCTTTTGGATGGCAGAGGCTTTCCTTGTCGAAAATTGTACTGATACATAACGGTTGTTTCTCAAATCAGTGTGGAGTGCGCCTTGTGCGTGGTGTCGTTAAAGAGGTGCACCCGAACAAGATAGTTCTTAGCGATGGAAGTGATGTTCCTTATGGCCTCCTTGTTTGGTCCACCGGAGTCGGTCCCTCAGAATTTGTAAACTCGTTATCCCTCCCCAAGGCTCTCGGCGGCAGGTATAACACTGAATCAACCCCTTTGTTATGTATTCGTCGTGGACCAAACCAAATTGAATGTATTGCAGGATCGGCATTGATGAATGGCTTCGAGTCTCATCTGTGGAAGATGTGTTTGCCATTGGCGACTGCGCTGGATTTGTTGAAGGGGTTGGGCGGCCAGTGCTTCCCGCTTTAGCTCAGGTGAGACTTCAGTATCATGTCCTCATCTTCATTTGCTTCTCTGGTTTCAAACCCAACAAAACCAAACTATACTATCTAATCTTGATCAGGTTGCGGAGCGGCAAGGGAAGTATCTAGTTGAGCTGTTCAACAGAATGGGGAAAGAGGGAGGTGGTAAGGCCTCTTTTGGCAAAGATGTTCCTCTAGGTGACCCGTTCGTCTACAAGCATCTCGGAAGCATGGCATCTGTAGGCCGCTACAAGGCCTTGGTCGATCTCCGCCAGTCCAAGGTAACTTCACCCCGATCTATTTCAAGAAATGAGCACATAATAATAACTCTATTATAAGATAGTATATCTTGGTGTGGCGGCAGGATGCTAAGGGTTTATCACTAGCTGGCTTCTTAAGCTGGTTCATCTGGCGCTCGGCCTATCTCACACGAGTAATCAGCTGGAGAAACAGATTTTATGTTGCTATCAACTGGGCGACCACACTTGTTTTCGGCCGAGACAATTCCAGGATCTAATGTTACAGCAACTACTACTACAGCTTGCAATAACTCTTTACCCTAATGTATGTTGTGTAGACATATGCaacatgattaatttaatgttcATTTCTCTATACAATGTGCACAAGAAAACACATTGAGCAGCAGAAACATAGCAGGTCATATTAACTAAATATTCACA
The nucleotide sequence above comes from Salvia hispanica cultivar TCC Black 2014 chromosome 5, UniMelb_Shisp_WGS_1.0, whole genome shotgun sequence. Encoded proteins:
- the LOC125187903 gene encoding endonuclease 1-like isoform X3, whose product is MPFLRGISASFIVFLTCVVVHKPGVQAWSKEGHVMTCKIAQDLLEPEAHHAVQMLLPDYVNGDLSALCVWPDQVRHWYRYRWTSPLHFIDTPDRACNFKYQRDCHDPKGAKDMCVADNMTEALLFLAHFMGDIHQPMHVGFTSDEGGNTVELRWFRHKSNLHHVWDREIILTAAANYYGKDINLLQQDIQGNFTEGLWSSDLASWRECSHISSCVSKYAAESMDTACKWGYKGVESGDTLSDDYFNSRLPIVMKRIAQGGVRLGMILNRVFAGDSLEMEETLVAT
- the LOC125188499 gene encoding internal alternative NAD(P)H-ubiquinone oxidoreductase A1, mitochondrial-like, whose product is MALARIARNGCQQSGGATGRYARIRDMIREESSSVSKSHSPFNGSFTAFQQHVKPRSNLPFFSSIGRFPAASFGSRGLRMTPHYEYAHAQAAVEESDSEYENLKYPTLEATKPGEKPRVVVIGSGWAACRFLKGLNTKLYDVVCISPRNHMVFTPLLASTCVGTLEFRSVAEPVSQIQTALAKDPNSYFFLASCNGLDTDKREVFCETAVDGEETYQFKVAYDKLVIASGAEPLTFGIKGVHEHAFFLREVSHAQEIRKRLLLNLMLSENPGMSEEEKERLLHCVVIGGGPTGVEFSGELSDFIMRDVRQRYAHVKNYIKVTLIEANEILSSFDVGLRQYATKHLTKCGVRLVRGVVKEVHPNKIVLSDGSDVPYGLLVWSTGVGPSEFVNSLSLPKALGGRIGIDEWLRVSSVEDVFAIGDCAGFVEGVGRPVLPALAQVAERQGKYLVELFNRMGKEGGGKASFGKDVPLGDPFVYKHLGSMASVGRYKALVDLRQSKDAKGLSLAGFLSWFIWRSAYLTRVISWRNRFYVAINWATTLVFGRDNSRI
- the LOC125187904 gene encoding endonuclease 4-like, whose amino-acid sequence is MDVLKLHWILGAIVAFLFLIPTIHGWGQDGHHTVCKIAENYLTDEALAAVKALLPDSAEGELAAVCAWADQVRWHYHWSSALHYVDTPDFRCNYDYCRDCHDSAGRKDRCVTGAIYNYTEQLMSAHDDSGLYATSHNLTEALMFLSHYIGDVHQPLHVGFLGDLGGNSITIRWYRRKTNLHHVWDNMIIESALKTFYSKDLSAMTQAIQKNITAAMVDDVSNENCKGAVCPDLYASESISLACKYAYRNATPGSTLEDDYFYSRWPVVESRLAQGGVRLATLLNRIFSKNKSIAVE
- the LOC125187903 gene encoding endonuclease 1-like isoform X5, whose translation is MLLPDYVNGDLSALCVWPDQVRHWYRYRWTSPLHFIDTPDRACNFKYQRDCHDPKGAKDMCVAGAIRNFTNQLSHYHHGTSDRRYNMTEALLFLAHFMGDIHQPMHVGFTSDEGGNTVELRWFRHKSNLHHVWDREIILTAAANYYGKDINLLQQDIQGNFTEGLWSSDLASWRECSHISSCVSKYAAESMDTACKWGYKGVESGDTLSDDYFNSRLPIVMKRIAQGGVRLGMILNRVFAGDSLEMEETLVAT
- the LOC125187903 gene encoding endonuclease 1-like isoform X1 encodes the protein MPFLRGISASFIVFLTCVVVHKPGVQAWSKEGHVMTCKIAQDLLEPEAHHAVQMLLPDYVNGDLSALCVWPDQVRHWYRYRWTSPLHFIDTPDRACNFKYQRDCHDPKGAKDMCVAGAIRNFTNQLSHYHHGTSDRRYNMTEALLFLAHFMGDIHQPMHVGFTSDEGGNTVELRWFRHKSNLHHVWDREIILTAAANYYGKDINLLQQDIQGNFTEGLWSSDLASWRECSHISSCVSKYAAESMDTACKWGYKGVESGDTLSDDYFNSRLPIVMKRIAQGGVRLGMILNRVFAGDSLEMEETLVAT
- the LOC125187903 gene encoding endonuclease 1-like isoform X2, whose protein sequence is MYIYANAELACNLAWSKEGHVMTCKIAQDLLEPEAHHAVQMLLPDYVNGDLSALCVWPDQVRHWYRYRWTSPLHFIDTPDRACNFKYQRDCHDPKGAKDMCVAGAIRNFTNQLSHYHHGTSDRRYNMTEALLFLAHFMGDIHQPMHVGFTSDEGGNTVELRWFRHKSNLHHVWDREIILTAAANYYGKDINLLQQDIQGNFTEGLWSSDLASWRECSHISSCVSKYAAESMDTACKWGYKGVESGDTLSDDYFNSRLPIVMKRIAQGGVRLGMILNRVFAGDSLEMEETLVAT
- the LOC125187903 gene encoding endonuclease 1-like isoform X4, which translates into the protein MPFLRGISASFIVFLTCVVVHKPGVQAWSKEGHVMTCKIAQDLLEPEAHHAVQMLLPDYVNGDLSALCVWPDQVRHWYRYRWTSPLHFIDTPDRACNFKYQNNMTEALLFLAHFMGDIHQPMHVGFTSDEGGNTVELRWFRHKSNLHHVWDREIILTAAANYYGKDINLLQQDIQGNFTEGLWSSDLASWRECSHISSCVSKYAAESMDTACKWGYKGVESGDTLSDDYFNSRLPIVMKRIAQGGVRLGMILNRVFAGDSLEMEETLVAT